actggtagagctaatttgaactcctacacaaaacttttgtaccttcaaagacagactcggaaggaaccccatacacttattcagtctttgagttcagggagtcgaacatatgaggatgccaaaaaactgcttatggaagcatttgggtctgtaattgttcagaagtatgatagtattaaattgttgtcagagctaagactttcttaccaggatgacccatataagcttattggagagatgaaaatgatcagagatactttcaataatctttcagtttctgtggatgacattcttcagttcttttattggagctctctaaatgaaagctttaggtcacaattaattcagatcacaggaaactctaaaccttctttaaaggaaattgatgatcacatatttgaagctacagaacggtatgtcgaagcccaagagaaatttaaaaggaaaagaaagtccaatgaatgtgatgctgctatttctaattttgcagcaaatgttaagcccttggatgaatctgttcccagtagatttcgtgcatgcattctttgtagtaagagcggggagtcttcagaccatccaatatataaatgcctaaattttgcctctcctaaattgaagacagagaagcttaaaagtttgcatgcatgctgtaaatgtgcaaattttcacagaaccaaagattgtaaatttaggtttaataccaaatgcaagcattgtagtaaatggcacttttcatttttgtgcccaagtagagattctcagcaatcagatatttcaactgataccccaaatacagtgtcgcataacggtttagcatgcgttgatcttaatactttgcacgtgactgctgtatctagttctatcttgcccacattcagctcgccccttcctgatggttcactggtaagatgcttaaaggatagtggatcgcagatgacatttgttaatagtgatttagctgataggcaagggtttgaggtgattaatccaaattttagtttagttgtgaaagggtttaatgagtctagaaccttcaataccaaaatagttagacttcagttgatgtctgagcatgaatgtcacatggttgaggcagtttgtattcctgaaattaaaactagactccaccttccaggtcttgggaagattgttcatgagttttctaaaaggggctattctcttgccgacaaatttttgaaagctacagatgatgaaattgcaaatattaatttattgctgggaactgactgtgaatatgcaattcctgtaagtaccaagatttttggtggcactgttccttcagtatatcttgaaagttcatatggaattatgctttgtggccaagttgacacaatctcagataatttgaagtatttaccctgcataaggcctcagtttttgtcatgtaatgttgtaagtaagcttggagattctgatattgccccagtgttggaaaattctgctaagagtcctatttccctggacagtaatcctgaaatatcagttgtggatgaaaagggaaatgttaatgagacagaactgcagaaagctgtggataatattattttccaagaaaggcacagaatattaaactatgataacaataattacaatgatacttctattgagtcccatgataagctaattgattttgtattggagtcaactacccggaacgaggagggaaggttagttatgcctctcctctggaacagtgaagtgtcgcatctcttgggaaataaccaacgtctatccaaatt
This genomic stretch from Palaemon carinicauda isolate YSFRI2023 unplaced genomic scaffold, ASM3689809v2 scaffold447, whole genome shotgun sequence harbors:
- the LOC137636929 gene encoding uncharacterized protein; protein product: MMGDLDYLKSVRAHHRTQVTKKCKNVQDNCGSFTSCEVKENILSLDSLRQKLDDCNTQISELIWKSDKGGLAAELKSCDEYDEKITSAISLLKSAPNVCDGNDVSNKLKLPELPLPVYSHARGESIEKFFRDFEDITGRANLNSYTKLLYLQRQTRKEPHTLIQSLSSGSRTYEDAKKLLMEAFGSVIVQKYDSIKLLSELRLSYQDDPYKLIGEMKMIRDTFNNLSVSVDDILQFFYWSSLNESFRSQLIQITGNSKPSLKEIDDHIFEATERYVEAQEKFKRKRKSNECDAAISNFAANVKPLDESVPSRFRACILCSKSGESSDHPIYKCLNFASPKLKTEKLKSLHACCKCANFHRTKDCKFRFNTKCKHCSKWHFSFLCPSRDSQQSDISTDTPNTVSHNGLACVDLNTLHVTAVSSSILPTFSSPLPDGSLVRCLKDSGSQMTFVNSDLADRQGFEVINPNFSLVVKGFNESRTFNTKIVRLQLMSEHECHMVEAVCIPEIKTRLHLPGLGKIVHEFSKRGYSLADKFLKATDDEIANINLLLGTDCEYAIPVSTKIFGGTVPSVYLESSYGIMLCGQVDTISDNLKYLPCIRPQFLSCNVVSKLGDSDIAPVLENSAKSPISLDSNPEISVVDEKGNVNETELQKAVDNIIFQERHRILNYDNNNYNDTSIESHDKLIDFVLESTTRNEEGRLVMPLLWNSEVSHLLGNNQRLSKLILNSNLRKYRNRQHLSMMDEVFREQENLGIIKRVDNLPEFLKENPNFSFLPHMPIFRMDKESTKCRIVYLSNLSEKDTHKPMTVSHNQAMLTGPCLNRKVSTAVLQLRFDEKVLCFDLKKAFLQIELPESDQVKLLFYWFRNVAKQDFSLVPYKHVRLPFGLNPSP